One Gemmatimonadales bacterium genomic window, CAAGACCAGCCTGGTCGACGCCCTCGCCTTCGTGGCCGGAAGCAGCAAGCGGCACGGTCGCATCAAGGAAGGCTCCGCCCTCACCGACTACTCCCCCGACGAGATCGAACGCGGCTACAGCATCAACCTCGCCCTGGCCCATGCCGAGTGGGAGGGGGTGAAGATCAACCTCGTGGACACGCCCGGGTACCTCGACTTCGCGGGGGACGCGCTGGCGGGCGTCTACGCGGCGGACGCGTCGCTGATCGTGCTGGGGGCGTCGGCCGGCGTCGAGACGGGCACCGAGAAGGTGTGGGAGTATTCCCGGACCTGCGAGCACGAGGCGATCTTCTTCGTCTCGATGATGGACAAGGAGCACGCGGACTTCGGCAAGGTGTACGGCCAGATCCGCGAGCGCCTGACGCCCAAGGCCATCCCGGTCGAGATCCCGATCGGCGCCGGCCCGCAGTTCCGCGGCATCATCAGCCTGATCAGCCGCACGGCGCACGTGTACAAGGCGGGCACCAAGACCGGCGAGTACGACGAGCAGGACATCCCCAAGGAGCTGCAGGCCGAGTACGAGAAGTACGAGAGCGACCTGATCGAGACCGTGGCCTCGACCGACGACGCGCTGGTCGAGCGCTATCTCGAGGGCAAGGAGATCTCGCACGACGAGCTGGTGACGGCGATGCGCGCCGCGATGAAGCGGCGCGAGCTGTTTCCGGTGCTGTGCGGCGCCGCCGAGCTGACCTTCGGCGCGCGGGCGCTGCTCTCGGAGATCGTCGAGCTGGTGCCGCCGCCCTCCGACAATCCGCCCGCGCACGCGGAGAAGTGGGGCAGCGCCGACAAGCTGGAGATTGCGGAGCGGGACGACGCGCCGTTCAGTGCGCTGGTGTTCAAGACGGTTTCCGAGCCGCACGTGGGCGACGTCTCGCTGTTCCGCATCTATTCCGGAATGGTGAAGAACGGCCAGGAGGTCTACAACGCGGCGCGGAGCGCGCCCGAGAAGCTCAATCACCTTTCGGTGGCGCAGGGCAAGGACAAGCTGGAGGTGGACGTTCTCCACGCGGGAGACATCGGCGTCATCGCCAAGCTCCGGGACACCCACACCAACGACACGCTGTGCACCCAGGCGGTGCAGGTGGTGTTGTCGCGGATCCCGTTCCCCGAGCCGATCATCCACGTCGCCATCGAGGCCAAAGAGCGGGGCGACGAGGACAAGATCAACATCGGGCTGGCCAAGATCACGGAAGAGGATCCCACCTTCCACTGGGAGTTCAACGCCGACGTCCGCCAGACCTGGATCTACGGCCTGGGGGAGCGGCACCTCGAGGTGACCCTGGGGCGGCTGGCGCGGAAGTACGGCGTCCACGCGACGCAGACCAAGCCGCGCATCCCCTACCGCGAGACCATCAAGGGGAAGAGTGAGGGACAGGGACGGCACAAGAAGCAGACGGGCGGGCGCGGGCAGTTCGGCGACTGCTGGATCCGGATGGCGCCGCTGGCGCGCGGCGGCGGCTACGTGTTCGAAGACCAGATCGTGGGCGGCTCGATCCCCAGCAAGTACATCCCCGCGGTGGATCGGGGCATCCAGGAGGCCGCGGTGCGCGGGATCCTCGCGGGCTGCCCGGTCGTGGACTTCAAGGTCGAGCTGTTCGACGGCTCGTACCACACGGTGGATTCGAACGAAATGTCGTTCAAGCTCGCCGGCATCCTGGCGTTCCGGAACGTGTCGCCCAACTGCAAGCCGGTGCTACTGGAGCCGCTGGTGGACCTCGAGGTGATGACCCCCGAGGAGTACCTGGGCGCCGTGATGGGCGACCTCAGCTCGCGGCGCGGCCAGATCCTCGGCTCCGAGCCCGAGGGCGCGGGCCTGAAGCTCAAGGCCGTGGTGCCGGAGGCGGAGCTGTACAAGTACGCGACCCAGCTGCACTCGCTCACCCAGGGCCGCGGCACCTATCGCCGGAAGTTCAAGGGATACGCGGAAATGCCGCCGGACGCGGCCGCGAAGGTGATCGAGGAGCACCAGAAGGAGAAGAAGGAGAAGGAGGAGGAAGCCTGACGGCGCCCGGGGCCGCGCGGGTCACACCTTGTGGTAGGTGACCCGCGCGGCCTCGGCGCCGTCCTGCGCCCGATAGGTCTCGAAGTCGCCGAACAGGCTCGGCGCCTCCGCCGTGAGCACCTGCAGCACCGCCACCGCCATCCGCCGGATCTCCTGCTCCGCTCCCTCGCCGCAGCGCAGCTCCAGCATCGTGCGCCAGGCGCGGACGTTGGCGCTCACCACGATCTTGGTCTCGGTCGCGTTGGGCAGCAGGGAGCGCGCCGCCTCGCGCGCCATCTTCCGGCGGTGGATCTTGTCCGCCACCCACTCGTAGCGCCGCATCAGGTCCTCGACCGCCCGGACGTACGCGGCCTGCGCGGTGGTGACCTGCGCCAGCCACGCGGCCTCCAGCGCTTCGTCGCCCAGCATCGCGGGGGGCACGACGAACGCGGCCTGAGACTCGTCCACGTACCGCTGGCTGAGCTGGCTGTAGCCGAAGCCCGCCCGGTGGCGGACCAGCTCGTGGGAGCAGGAGCGGGAGATCCCCTCGATCAGCAGCACGTACACCGAGTGCTCGAGCACCGAGCCGTGTCCCTGCTTCTTGATGTTCTCGAGATACTCGGCCGAGGACCGCTTGGCCGGGTTGGCCTGGCTCATGTAGCACAGGCGGCCGGCGAACTCGGCCAGCTTCTCGCCGTCCGTGGCCTCCCCCCGCCAGCTGACCTTGAGGTGGGCGGGCTCGGTGAACTGCGGGCGGGCGATGAGGGTG contains:
- a CDS encoding elongation factor G, with product KTSLVDALAFVAGSSKRHGRIKEGSALTDYSPDEIERGYSINLALAHAEWEGVKINLVDTPGYLDFAGDALAGVYAADASLIVLGASAGVETGTEKVWEYSRTCEHEAIFFVSMMDKEHADFGKVYGQIRERLTPKAIPVEIPIGAGPQFRGIISLISRTAHVYKAGTKTGEYDEQDIPKELQAEYEKYESDLIETVASTDDALVERYLEGKEISHDELVTAMRAAMKRRELFPVLCGAAELTFGARALLSEIVELVPPPSDNPPAHAEKWGSADKLEIAERDDAPFSALVFKTVSEPHVGDVSLFRIYSGMVKNGQEVYNAARSAPEKLNHLSVAQGKDKLEVDVLHAGDIGVIAKLRDTHTNDTLCTQAVQVVLSRIPFPEPIIHVAIEAKERGDEDKINIGLAKITEEDPTFHWEFNADVRQTWIYGLGERHLEVTLGRLARKYGVHATQTKPRIPYRETIKGKSEGQGRHKKQTGGRGQFGDCWIRMAPLARGGGYVFEDQIVGGSIPSKYIPAVDRGIQEAAVRGILAGCPVVDFKVELFDGSYHTVDSNEMSFKLAGILAFRNVSPNCKPVLLEPLVDLEVMTPEEYLGAVMGDLSSRRGQILGSEPEGAGLKLKAVVPEAELYKYATQLHSLTQGRGTYRRKFKGYAEMPPDAAAKVIEEHQKEKKEKEEEA
- the thyX gene encoding FAD-dependent thymidylate synthase — translated: MDILRAPLVTLIARPQFTEPAHLKVSWRGEATDGEKLAEFAGRLCYMSQANPAKRSSAEYLENIKKQGHGSVLEHSVYVLLIEGISRSCSHELVRHRAGFGYSQLSQRYVDESQAAFVVPPAMLGDEALEAAWLAQVTTAQAAYVRAVEDLMRRYEWVADKIHRRKMAREAARSLLPNATETKIVVSANVRAWRTMLELRCGEGAEQEIRRMAVAVLQVLTAEAPSLFGDFETYRAQDGAEAARVTYHKV